Below is a window of Corvus cornix cornix isolate S_Up_H32 chromosome 10, ASM73873v5, whole genome shotgun sequence DNA.
CACTTAGGAGGAAATGCTTTCTGTGAGCACAGTTAGCGTGAGGGTGAACCCAGCAGATGTGCCCTACAGGCTAGCCTAGAATGAATTTCAATTGTATAACTTCAGTGGTGACATTTAAACGGACTCTGGGCTCCATTAAACACTCGATTATGCTCTGTAACCTGAGCATAATCCTTGTATTTCGTACCTGCTGACTGTGCTTTGCAGACTGTCCACAATCGCTGAATGCTCGTAAGGGATACCTCTGTTTGGTATAGAAATGTACGGCATAGAGTATTCCACAGACTACAGAAAATACCAGTCTGCTGACTCCTATATTCTGTATGCCTTTTTTAGAGTTAGAGTACCATTAGGTTTGTATATCCTCATAGAAGTGGGGTGTCTTGAGACATGTATATTCAGTAACGTGAACCCAAAATGAAGTTAGGGAAATGCTTCAAATCTGCTCTTCGATGTTTGGAAATACTTCGTGTATGGGTTTGTGATGACTGGATTTCTGTATTGTTGCTCATCTTTTGTAAAAGATTATGAAATAGAAGTCACAGATCAAGTTGTATTTTCAACTGCAGTTTTTTTAGAACACTGAGACTACTACAAATCACAACATTATCTGGAGCCCaagctcctctcctgcctctgtaCTGAAATTTCAGACAGCCTGGCAGGGTACATTGGGTGAATTTTACGCAACAGCCGAACAGTTCTTTCAGCGGTTGTATTGCTAATCCAGGACCTTTGTGGTTGGTCTGTCTTGCAGGGAAATACtaaaactaattaaaatgttgtatttaaaatatttgtaggGGTCATCATTTCCTCCTCCATCTGAATACGCTCCACCACCGAACCCAAGCTCTGACCACCTTGTAGCTGCAAATCCATTTGATGACAACTATAATACTGTGTCTTATAAACCACTTCCTTCAGGAAATCCATATTTCAGTAATCCCGGTTATCCTGGCTTTGGAGGCTATAATACTTTCAGAATGCCACCTCATGTGCTGCCCAGAGTGTCCTCACCGTATGGTGCTTCTTACTCCCTCAGAAACCAACCACATCCTCTTCCTCAAAACCCTGTTGGCATGGGTTTTAGTCGACCCCATTCTTTCAGCTTTGGTCCACACGAGAACCCGGGTTTTGGGAATCAACCACCTTATAGCAGTGGTCAGATAAATCAAAATGTCAATATGCCTGCTCAGCATTTCAGGCCAAATCCTGGGGAGAACTTTGGCCATTCCGGTCAGATACCTCACCCGGATGTGCCAACTAACTTTGGTCCTGGAAACAATCcaaatttttcaaattctcaGCTAGAGTCAAACCATTCTTTTGTTCCTCCACCAAACGCATACAACCAGACAAAATCATCGGCACAAAAGCAAGACTTTAGTCAAGGTGCAAGCAAAGCATCCAGCCAGAACACTGCTGCTCATCAGCATCATCACAGGACAGAGGACATTGTAAGTCAAGGTAACAGTGACCTGAAGAATGTTACTCGAAACAGTGTGGTAGATCAGGATAACAGCCATTCTAATAGTGCTGATAACACCAATGCTGGCCACTCAAATGGGACTCAAACCAAGTCCCGCCAGCCTCGAGGTACTGCTGAAGGATGCAACTctgaaaagagcagcaaaacacCCCTCCATCCCAGTCGTCATGGGCACTCGTCCTCTGAACCCGTCTATCCGTGTGGAATTTGTACACACGAGGTCAATGATGACCAGGACGCCATCCTGTGTGAAGCCTCTTGTCAAAAATGGTTCCATCGGATCTGTACAGGCATGACAGAGTCAGCCTATGGCCTTCTCACAGCAGAGGCATCGGCAGTGTGGGGCTGTGACACCTGCATG
It encodes the following:
- the PYGO1 gene encoding pygopus homolog 1, with the translated sequence MSAEQEKDPIALKRSRGGDSGLDGLGGPGVQLGSPDKKKRKANTQGSSFPPPSEYAPPPNPSSDHLVAANPFDDNYNTVSYKPLPSGNPYFSNPGYPGFGGYNTFRMPPHVLPRVSSPYGASYSLRNQPHPLPQNPVGMGFSRPHSFSFGPHENPGFGNQPPYSSGQINQNVNMPAQHFRPNPGENFGHSGQIPHPDVPTNFGPGNNPNFSNSQLESNHSFVPPPNAYNQTKSSAQKQDFSQGASKASSQNTAAHQHHHRTEDIVSQGNSDLKNVTRNSVVDQDNSHSNSADNTNAGHSNGTQTKSRQPRGTAEGCNSEKSSKTPLHPSRHGHSSSEPVYPCGICTHEVNDDQDAILCEASCQKWFHRICTGMTESAYGLLTAEASAVWGCDTCMADKDVQLMRTRETAGPPALNTEG